The Oncorhynchus keta strain PuntledgeMale-10-30-2019 unplaced genomic scaffold, Oket_V2 Un_scaffold_27030_pilon_pilon, whole genome shotgun sequence genomic interval TCCTGTCAGGTGATTGTagtcccagtcctgtctggtgattgtagtcccagtcctgtctggtgattgtagtcccagtcctgtctggtgattgtagtcccagtcctgtctggtgattgtagtcccagtcctgtctggtgattgtagtcccagtcctgtctggtgattGTAGTCCCAGTCCTGTCAGGTGATTGTAGTCCCAGTCCTGTCAGGTGATTGTAgttccagtcctgtctggtgattgtagtcccagtcctgtctggtgattGTAGTCCCAGTAAACAGAGAAAGCCCACTGACATTACAACTGTGGGTAGTACTTCAGTTGTTTGATTTAAGGAGAGGGTTTACAGACTGAATAAAATATTGAGTTGGTGTCCATTTATAAGTGCAACACAGAGATTATATTAAAAATGTTAAACAAGAAAACAACAGAAGTGTTAAAAACATAATGAAAGCACCTAAAAGCTGTATCCTATTGCACAATTTAAATCATGATACAAAATCAAAAATGAACAGAGCATGAAAAAAGTGAAAGTGGATAATTGTGTGTTTAAGACCATAGAGTCAGTCATGTCTGGAGTCCTTATGGTGCTGAAATACTATGACTGTTTAAAGGCTCCAGAGCAGCCTCCCTCATGGTCACAGGCTGAGACTTCAACTGGAGAAGACCCCATTATACACATAGACAAATTAAACCACAAGGAAGAGATTGCTGCATAGCTGGATTCAACTTAAAGCAATGTCATCAAaaagacacaaagcgagagagACGGGACACAACCAACTGCTGTTACAACAACactactgtctgtgttgtcccTCTGAAGGTCAGAGTTCAGAGGCGGGTGTCGCTGGGTTCAGAGGTCAGATAGACAGCGGAGCTGGACTTGGGCCGGGCCTGACCTTCTCCCCTGTTGTTGTTCACCTCTGACCCCCTGGTATCTGTGGTGATGACCCAGGTGGCGGGTCGCCAGCGCTTCAGGGAGTACGGTGTCTTCACACGCTTCTTAAtcttctcccctgttccctggttCTGGACCAAGGCCTCCCCTGGAACACAAAcacagggttaaggtcagggggTCAGGGTGTGAGGGGTAGGGTCAGGCTGTGAGGGGTAGGGTGTGAGGGGTAGGGTCAGGCTGTGAGGGGTAGGGTCAGGCTGTGAGGGGTAGGGTCAGGCTGTGAGGGTTAGGGTCAGGCTGTGAGGGGTAGGGTCAGGCTGTGAGGGTGCTCTGCTCACCCAGTGAGACCAGGTCTCTGGTGGTGAAGGACAGGTCCAGGGAGTTGGGTCTCTCCGGCCGCCGGCCTCCTTTAGGCTGCCTGAGTAGGGCTTCACCTCTCATGgggacagggttggggtcaggtcCAGACAAGGAACCAGACACAGAACTCTCCCCCAGGGAGCAGGGGGTCTCTCCACTGGTACTTCCtcctgctccctcctcctcttcctctcctcccccatcactctccccctctccctcccccagtaccagtccgttgttgttgttgttgttgttgttgggccGTGCGTTAGAGGAGTGGACATCTGGttgtcctgtctctctgctcaGCAGGGGTTGGTGTTCGTCTGGGCTGGCAGTGATCAGCCCCAGCTGGCCGTCCTCAGAGCTCTGGGGGTTCGTGCTCTGAGTTAGAGTGAGCCCCACCGTGCTGCTGGCGCCCCCTGCTGGCAAGGACCCGGCCGCGTGCCCGTTCACAGAGAGGTCCCGTAGGACCAGCAGGTTGTTGGTGGCGCTGACCCGGTGGGGCTCGGAGACGGCGGTGACGTTGGACACGCCGTTGGTCTTAGCTCCGCCCTCTACCTGTCGTAGGTTGGACTTGCCACGGCGACCGAATTTAAACCTCAGAGAGGATGAGTCTTTCTTAGGCGGCTTGGTGCGGAGCAGCAGGCTGGAGGGTCGTTTGGGGAGGTTTTGCTGCTTGGGGAGAGGGAACACGGCAGGGGGAGACGCCTCGGCAGCCATCTTGATGAAGGGgaagagcagggaggaggaggcggGGCTCAGCAGGTCCGGAGAACAGAACTGTTTCTGGCTGTGTTCCATCAGGTTCTCATCAGAACTCTCCTTCAGGTTCTTATCCACCTCCCTGGGGTCCAGCTTGGTGGTCTCCAGATCCTcctgggtcagggtcaggtggaggttagggttggggtcatGACCCTGGCTGGACTCTGAGATGAAGGTCATGGTGGTGAGGGAAGAGGAGGTTCCAGCGGAGGGGTTGCCGGGGAGACGGGCGTGAGCCGCCTGCTGCCGCTCGTAGTTTATAgagttcctgttcctctctccagccACACCTCCATCTCTCGTCCGGCCAATCAAAGCGGAGGGGGTGTCGCTGTGTGTGCTCTTGCCCGTGCCGTCCTGTTCCTCGATGTAGGACGAGGCAGGGTCAGGGCCGGACTGTGGCCCCATGCGGTTTCTGTCACAGACACGTTAACAACACAACAGGTACTTATCACCAAGGAGGACTACAAGGTGTGTCGTTGTGCAGTTGGTATGAgtgtaagggtgtgtgtgtcgTTGTGCAGTTGGTATGAGTAGGTATGAgtgtaagggtgtgtgtgtggtacagctGGGTTGAGtggagggtgtgtatagtgtctgtacctatcattgaacagtagagggtgtgtatagtgtctgtacctatcattgaacagtgtggtacagtggagggtgtgtatagtgtctgtacctatcattgaacagtagagggtgtgtatagtgtctatatctatcattgaacagtgtggtacagtggagggtgtgtatagtgtctgtacctatcattgaacagtagagggtgtgtatagtgtctgtatctatcattgaacagtgtgtatagtgtctgtacctatcattgaacagtagagggtgtgtatagtgtctgtacctatcattgaacagtgtggtacagtagagggtgtgtatagtgtctgtacctatcattgaacagtgtggtacagtagagggtgtgtatagtgtctgtacctatcattgaacagtgtggtagtagagggtgtgtatagtgtctgtatctatcattgaacagtgtggtacagtggagggtgtgtatagtgtctgtacctatcattgaacagtagagggtgtgtatagtgtctgtacctatcattgaacagtagagggtgtgtatagtgtctgtacctatcattgaacagtagagggtgtgtatagtggctgtacctatcattgaacagtagagggtgtgtatagtgtctgtacctatcattgaacagtgtggtacagtagagggtgtgtatagtgtctgtacctatcattgaacagtgtggtacagtagagggtgtgtatagtgtctgtacctatcattgaacagtagagggtgtgtatagtgtctgtacctatcattgaacagtagagggtgtgtatagtgtctgtacctatcattgaacagtagagggggtgtatagtgtctgtacctatcattgaacagtagagggtgtgtatagtgtctgtacctatcattgaacagtagagggtgtgtatagtgtctgtatctatcattgaacagtagagggtgtgtatagtgtctatCATTGAACAGtggagggtgtgtatagtgtctgtacctatcattgaacagtgtggtacagtagagggtgtgtatagtgtctgtacctatcattgaacagtgtggtacagtggagggtgtgtatagtgtctgtatctatcattgaacagtgtggtacagtggagggtgtgtatagtgtctgtacctatcattgaacagtagagggtgtgtatagtgtctgtacctatcattgaacagtagagggtgtgtatagtgtctgtacctatcattgaacagtaGAGGGTGTCTATAGTGGctgtacctatcattgaacagtagagggtgtgtatagtgtctgtacctatcattgaacagtgtggtacagtagagggtgtgtatagtgtctatatctatcattgaacagtgtggtacagtagagggtgtgtatagtgtctgtacctatcattgaacagtgtggtacagtggagggtgtgtatagtgtctgtatctatcattgaacagtgtggtacagtggagggtgtgtatagtgtctgtacctatcattgaacagtagagggtgtgtatagtgtctgtacctatcattgaacagtgtggtacagtggagggtgtgtatagtgtctgtacctatcattgaacagtagagggtgtgtatagtgtctgtacctatcattgaacagtagagggtgtgtatagtgtctgtacctatcattgaacagtgtggtacagtagagggtgtgtatagtgtctatatctatcattgaacagtgtggtacagtagagggtgtgtatagtgtctgtacctatcattgaacagtgtggtacagtggagggtgtgtatagtgtctgtacctatcattgaacagtgtggtacagtagagggtgtgtatagtgtctgtatctatcattgaacagtagagggtgtgtatagtgtctgtacctatcattgaacagtagagggtgtgtatagtgtctgtacctatcattgaacagtgtggtacagtggagggtgtgtatagtgtctgtatctATCATTGAACAGtggagggtgtgtatagtgtctgtacctatcattgaacagtggagggtgtgtatagtgtctgtacctaccattgaacagtagagggtgtgtatagtgtctgtacctatcattgaacagtgtggtacagtagagggtgtgtatagtgtctgtacctatcattgaacagtgtggtacagtggagggtgtgtatagtgtctgtacctatcattgaacagtgtggtacagtagagggtgtgtatagtgtctgtacccatcattgaacagtagagggtgtgtatagtgtctgtacctatcattgaacagtgtagtacagtagagggtgtgtatagtgtctgtagctatcattgaacagtagagggtgtgtatagtgtctgtacctatcattgaacagtagagggtgtgtatagtgtctgtatctATCATTGAACAGtggagggtgtgtatagtgtctgtacctatcattgaacagtgtggtacagtggagggtgtgtatagtgtctgtatctatcattgaacagtagcgggtgtgtatagtgtctgtaccaatcattgaacagtagagggtgtgtatagtgtctgtacctatcattgaacagtagagggtgtgtatagtgtctgtacctatcattgaacagtagagggtgtgtatagtgtctgtacctatcattgaacagtgtggtacagtggagggtgtgtatagtgtctgtatctATCATTGAACAGtggagggtgtgtatagtgtctgtacctatcattgaacagtggagggtgtgtatagtgtctgtacctatcattgaacagtagagggtgtgtatagtgtctgtacctatcattgaacagtgtggtacagtggagggtgtgtatagtgtctgtatctATCATTGAACAGtggagggtgtgtatagtgtctgtacctatcattgaacagtggagggtgtgtatagtgtctgtacctatcattgaacagtagagggtgtgtatagtgtctgtacctatcattgaacagtgtggtacagtggagggtgtgtatagtgtctgtacctatcattgaacagtggagggtgtgtatagtgtctgtacctatcattgaacagtgtggtacagtagagggtgtgtatagtgtctgtacccatcattgaacagtagagggtgtgtatagtgtctgtacctatcattgaacagtgtagtacagtagagggtgtgtatagtgtctgtacctatcattgaacagtagagggtgtgtatagtgtctgtaccaatcattgaacagtagagggtgtgtatagtgtctgtacctatcattgaacagtagagggtgtgtatagtgtctgtacctatcattgaacagtgtggtacagtggagggtgtgtatagtgtctgtacctatcattgaacagtagagggtgtgtatagtATCTGTACCAATCATTGaacagtagagggtgtgtatagtgtctgtacctatcattgaacagtgtggtacagtagagggtgtgtatagtgtctgtacctatcattgaacagtgGAGGGTGTGCatagtgtctgtacctatcattgaacagtgtggtacagtagagggtgtgtatagtgtctgtacctatcattgaacagtgtggtacagtggagggtgtgtatagtgtctgtatctatcattgaacagtagagggtgtgtatagtgtctgtaccaatcattgaacagtgtggtacagtagagggtgtgtatagtgtctgtacctatcattgaacagtgtggtacagtagagggtgtgtatagtgtctgtacctatcatttaacagtgtggtacagtagagggtgtgtatagtgtctgtacctatcattgaacagtagagggtgtgtatagtgtctgtacctatcattgaacagtagcgggtgtgtatagtgtctgtatatatcattgaacagtagagggtgtgtatagtgtctgtacctatcattgaacagtgtggtacagtagagggtgtgtatagtgtctgtaccaatcattgaacagtagagggtgtgtatagtgtctgtacctatcattgaacagtagagggtgtgtatagtgtctgtacctatcattgaacagtagagggtgtgtatagtgtctgtatctatcattgaacagtgtggtacagtggagggtgtgtatagtgtctgtacctatcattgaacagtagagggtgtgtatagtgtctgtacctatcattgaacagtagagggtgtgtatagtgtctgtatctatcattgaacagtgtggtacagtggagggtgtgtatagtgtctgtacctatcattgaacagtgGAGGGTGTGCatagtgtctgtacctatcattgaacagtgtggtacagtagagggtgtgtatagtgtctgtacctatcattgaacagtgtggtacagtggagggtgtgtatagtgtctgtatctatcattgaacagtagagggtgtgtatagtgtctgtaccaatcattgaacagtgtggtacagtagagggtgtgtatagtgGCTGTACCTATCATTGACCAGTGTGGTacagtagagggtgtgtatagtgtctgtacctatcattgaacagtgtggtacagtagagggtgtgtatagtgtctgtacctatcatttaacagtgtggtacagtagagggtgtgtatagtgtctgtacctatcattgaacagtagagggtgtgtatagtgtctgtacctatcattgaacagtgtggtacagtagagggtgtgtatagtgtctgtacctatcattgaacagtgtggtacagtggagggtgtgtatagtgtctgtacctatcattgaacagtagagggtgtgtatagtgtctgtacctattattgaacagtagagggtgtgtatagtgtctgtacctatcattgaacagtagagggtgtgtatagtgtctgtatctatcattgaacagtgtggtacagtggagggtgtgtatagtgtctgtacctatcattgaacagtagagggtgtgtatagtgtctgtacctatcattgaacagtggagggtgtgtatagtgtctgtacctatcattgaacagtgtggtacagtggagggtgtgtatagtgtctgtacctatcattgaacagtagagggtgtgtatagtgtctgtacctatcattgaacagtgtggtacagtagagggtgtgtatagtgtctgtaccaatcattgaacagtagagggtgtgtatagtgtctgtacctatcattgaacagtagagggtgtgtatagtgtctgtacctatcattgaacagtagagggtgtgtatagtgtctgtacctatcattgaacagtgtggtacagtagagggtgtgtatagtgtctgtacctatcattgaacagtagagggtgtgtatagtgtctgtacctatcattgaacagtagagggtgtgtatagtgtctatctatcattgaacagtgtggtacagtggagggtgtgtatagtgtctgtatatatcattgaacagtagagggtgtgtatagtgtctgtacctatcattgaacagtgtggtacagtagagggtgtgtatagtgtctgtaccaATCATTGACCaacagtagagggtgtgtatagtgtctgtacctatcattgaacagtagagggtgtgtatagtgtctgtacctatcattgaacagtagagggtgtgtatagtgtctgtatctatcattgaacagtgtggtacagtggagggtgtgtatagtgtctgtacctatcattgaacagtagagggtgtgtatagtgtctgtacctattattgaacagtagagggtgtggtgtgtacctatcattgaacagtaGAGGGTCTGTATATCTATCATTGAACAGTGTGGTACAGtggagggtgtgtatagtgtctgtacctatcattgaacagtggagggtgtgtatagtgtctgtacctatcattgaacagtgtggtacagtagagggtgtgtatagtgtctgtacctatcattga includes:
- the LOC118383437 gene encoding bone morphogenetic protein receptor type-2-like: MYLNPGSVSLQVGTVRYMAPEVLEGAVNLRDCESALKQVDMYALGLVYWETFMRCTDLFPGESVPDLQVAFQAEAGNHPSFEDMQVLVSREKQRPKFPEAWKENSLAVRSLKETMEDCWDQDAEARLTAQCAEERMAELLLIWDQSKSVSPTLNPTGSSCTTLFNDRNRMGPQSGPDPASSYIEEQDGTGKSTHSDTPSALIGRTRDGGVAGERNRNSINYERQQAAHARLPGNPSAGTSSSLTTMTFISESSQGHDPNPNLHLTLTQEDLETTKLDPREVDKNLKESSDENLMEHSQKQFCSPDLLSPASSSLLFPFIKMAAEASPPAVFPLPKQQNLPKRPSSLLLRTKPPKKDSSSLRFKFGRRGKSNLRQVEGGAKTNGVSNVTAVSEPHRVSATNNLLVLRDLSVNGHAAGSLPAGGASSTVGLTLTQSTNPQSSEDGQLGLITASPDEHQPLLSRETGQPDVHSSNARPNNNNNNNNGLVLGEGEGESDGGGEEEEEGAGGSTSGETPCSLGESSVSGSLSGPDPNPVPMRGEALLRQPKGGRRPERPNSLDLSFTTRDLVSLGEALVQNQGTGEKIKKRVKTPYSLKRWRPATWVITTDTRGSEVNNNRGEGQARPKSSSAVYLTSEPSDTRL